ggtatcaagtttgtgatctattcggatcacaagagccttcaacatccgtttaatcagaaggagttaaacatgaggcaacgccgttggatggaaactttaaatgattatgattgtgaaattagatatcatcccggcaaggcgaatgtagtcgctgatgccttgagtagaaaggaaagggtgaaacccatccgaatcaatgccaatagcattgaagtcaagaataatttgattgaaagggtgttagctgcacagagagaagctgtgttggaagctaactatcctaaagagaagttaggagtaactgaggagcagttaactcttagcaaggacggaattttacgattgaatggacgaatatgggttccgatttatggaggactacgagatgttatcctccaggaagcccatagttccaaatattctgttcacccgggagctgataagatgtatcaggatctaaaggcaaattattggtggataggcttgaaaaagtctgtagccgcttatgtagctaaatgcttaacttgtgcacaagtcaaggctgagcatcaaaagccatctggcttgctacaacagcctgaacttcccgaatggaagtgggaatgtgtaactatggattttattaccaagttacccaagacgaggaaaggaaatgacacaatatgggttatcgttgataggctgactaaatcagcgcatttcgtacccatcaaggagacttatagctccgacatgttagcccagttatacgttgataagattgtagctttgCATGGCATActtgtgtctattatctctgacagggatactagatacacgtcccatttctggaaaagtttccagcaatctttgggcacacgattgaattttagtacggcttaccatcctcagacagacggtcagagtgagcgtactattcaaacgttagaagacatgctgcgtgcatgtgctatcgatttaggtggtagttgggataagaacctaccactaatcgaattctcctacaacaatagctaccataccagcattaaggctgcgcctttcgaggcattatacggtagaaagtgtagatcgcctgtttgttgggcggaagttggagatgtccagttatcaggaccagagatagtcttcgaaacgacggacaagattgtccagattcgagaccgtctcaaagctgcccgagataggcagaagagttacgcggatccaaagcgtaaagattttcacttcgaagtaggtgataaagtattattaaaagtatcaccctggaaaggggtgatgcgtttcggtaagaaaggcaagctaagcccgagatacataggacctttcgaggttatcgaacgggtcgggtccgttgcctataagctaaatttgctagaagagctcaatggaattcacaatgtgttccacatctgcaatctaaagaagtgcttcgctgatgaatcattggtgatcccacacacagatgtgcatatagatgagagcttgaaatttgtagagaagcctttgtcgattgaagatcgacaggtaaagaagcttcgaaggaagcatgtgcctatagtgaaggtcaagtgggatgcccgtagaggtcccgaattcacgtgggaggttgaatccacgatgaaagaaaaataccctcatttgtttcagtaaatctcgggtcgagatttattttaagggggtgaggatgtaacacctcggaatttttgtgtccaataaataaatgacacatGTCGCCtacgacaaaaataatataaaccggatttaattaagatatgcggtaggattttcgaatatgtcgacatgttaatttatacctctgagcggcTTCGTCGttataaatcccgagaccctaAGCAAAATTAATAAGCGTCTAATATATCTTAACCCGGTAATTACTATTAATCAAAAATGTCCAAGTTTGCTAAATAATGGATTTTAAGAAATAATGCAATACAAATAATGGCTCTTAAACCCCATCCTTATGCAAGCCCATAATACATGGTGTTATCTGGCTAGGCATGGGTTAAAAGGGGCCTCATACTGACTTGTCCCGGATTCTAAAGCATATGATGCAAGTTGACCAttcaatgcatgaaaggttaattttttttgccactgatgagcgcttacggaccgtaagggtccagccttacggaccgtaagggggtgaaagggtaaaacattttccgccacaggcttacggaccgcaaggcccatgccatacggtccgtaagcgacgcccagtgaaagaaagttggctgttggctgtttaaagcggtaaatcATTAATGTGAAGATCTTccagagatatgggcgacccctaatcactcCCTAACACTTtaggacagttgttgatcatcaaggaacCCTTGTAGGCCATGTTGTGATGATCCTATGCATCaacattgcctataaaaggccactttgtgcaaacaagttcctcacaccttgttctgccttcattgatcacatctggagctcaagaacactctcaagtCTTCTCCTATCTGCATTggacttctgtaagtcgttcaaacctttgtggtttagtttttgcttagttatgtagctaaaaatcaaaccgtcataattacggtttgacttcgagattagtcctcAATGGCTCAGTCATGTCTCGAAtagaaagtagttataagttggtatttttgtgggtaataaacccttaaaagggttccccctgatcaccactctaactagttcaaatgacgagtcaaacatgcttagaaaaagtcaacagaaagctattttgcgattttacacgtaatctgtaatgtagatgatatgtaacctgtttaaacactcataaaacatgataataagtatattaactagtctaagcttgtttgatccggccatttactatattgacccggttcggagccgaaagtcgcaaaactttgacttttgctttgacttcagttctgacccgttttagggtaatgtagatatgccttaggactctcttaggaccaggttacatgatggtataaccctctgtgaccggttcgtcgtttgtccaagtcttttacacctttccgttaaatgcttaaaagttgaccgtaacgccctttttaaattaaaacgagaaattcggacacgtgaaaggatcatgaccttggttactgatttctaagaatgtccctaaaatttaacgtcaatccgaggtccagaatatgagttatgctaaatagcgcaaattgcgaaactttagtaattaaatagcgcaattagcataacgcctatctaaacccggatttcgacaccaaaccttttgctcatggatgtaaaataatattttgggatttttaaagatttttaattatttttaacctactcataacctgtggttatggcaacggttcggtaaatacctaatatgccctttttggccataacttgagttctacaaggtcttttgacccgattccagttaccactgattttaaataataaataaagtattttagactctaTAAACTattcaggaaactcagatttcctgtagaactcagaaagctctttaaaagtctttaaaatgaccggaaaacccctacggggcgtaaaatagacttaaactcgttacgggcaatacggaaggtatcctactgataccacaacctctttaaggcatattgacttaggaaacctgtgtaagactcttacggttacccgttacgccatttgcgcgcacggttcggtttatgtaactagtttacataaactagccgaaacgagtcaaaccatattgttttgaccccaaaatccaaagtgtgattattatacccatataaaacgagtctccgaacttgttgggtccaaatcacattccatccccggttttcgcctttcacgcgattaaaccgtaaacatcctttgaaactgaccggtctaagctacggctaaattaaagacccgttaggattctagtaggttattttaaaacctacgttccagaataggagatcagtaaaagctatctgtgatttattcaattaaggattatacttgcaaaggtaaatacttttaacttattttccgttatacgggcttgggttacggtatttaaaataccgcttggtcgggcaattgaccccaactcattagtagttgggtattatcaatgtgacccgtttaaaaacttgttttgttggcttaacgcctttgggggcttcatgaccatgtcccggatatccttggcagcatttacgaatggccacgaccttgacatcccggtgtaggcgtacacccggcattatgtctatgactataaaagtgtagccgttggttacccgccacggttttatgctatgtggtgtgtctattaatctttaacccggactagatccgggcgaccgaacgcatagtaacatgtaattctttacaagatttgattataaattatcccaagttataaagagtttgtgccttgagcatttaaaccaattttatcaaacattttacaaaagtgtcagttgaatgtatttaccagtgtaaactgacgtattttccccaaaaagactaaatgcaggtactatgcgaaattggctgggatttctccttagcatcattagaagtctcgcaagcttaagatgcctgaagtctgttgaacaatacttttgttatttctatttgatcccctgtggattattatttcaacaatggtgatacattgatattacacttaaaagttgaaatatattatctttatgcttccgctgtgcattcatttatattgtgtggtttgactatattgttgccaactacgtcacggtaatcccccaccgggcccaccggtgagacacgtggaaatcggggtgtgacatatacgaATACAGAAAAATTGCGTTTTATATATCATACCAGCATTCGAATAGTACAGAAAAATCTTGGAGTTTTGTTGTCTTTtgatcttcttttttcttcttcattcaaaATATATGACCAACAATTGATTACTTCTCCGGTGATTTCCAATCCTGGCCTCATTGTTTCAGCAGCATATCTATATAGAAATACATGATGTTTAATTTCAAAGAGAGTATCCCTgcaaaaaatataataataataataattaaattataatattttttatttttgtttttttgttttagtgtatataaatgaatttttacatCATTTCTCCTTCTGCATGGAAAGCATATCCCGATATGTTGTTTTCGTGTGCCGTTCTTGCTTCCTTCATTGCTACTTGTCTTAGATAGTACGGTGAACAAAATACTTCTGGTACATTTTTCTCTCGATCAGGTCGTACCATCCTTGTGATTATTTCTTCTGTTTTGCTTATATCAGTTgttggttgttcttgatgaacTGATTTTGCAGGTGTTTTATACGGATCTTCTTGTGGGTTGAGGAATGATGTGTTTTGAATTAGATCACTGATTTCCTTTTCAGTATCCTGTTCTTCAATTCTATCAAACATTGTTTGTATTCCAGTAATTTGAACATCTTTTTCGATTGATTTAttttcagattccgcttgaatttcggTTTGTGCAGCGTGGCGAGTAGCATCAACTTCAACTTCATTATCCTCAACATTTGAAGACAACTGAGAAATTTTCAAATCAAAGGATGGTACCTCATTATCTTGAATTttcttttgatttgatttttttcttcttcatctgtcTTTTTTATCATCTCCAACATTAATGATGGAGTTTCTTCGCTAAATGATGATTGTTCCATTGAAGGTTTTTCAATGTGTGTTTGCAGAATAGATGCAGGGTCGTTGTCACTGATTTTTTCTGGATTGGAGGACTGGACTACAGCTGTGTTATCCTCATTGTGTTTTGCATCATCATCATTGCGTTTTATCATCAATGGAGTTGAAATGATTTGATTTTCAGTGTCTTCATTTTGGCTCAAATTTAGAAATCTTGATGGTGTTTCCATCATAGTTGAATCAATATTAACTTTCTTGTGCTTTCTTGCTTGATGGTTGAATTTTTCAATCAATGACACCCATTCGTTTACTTTGTTATGAAGAGCTTCACTGTTTGGATATTCTTCGACAATCTCATCTATGCGTGATTGGATGTTTTCGAAAATTTCTTCAAATCCTTTTAAATGATCATCCAAAACAATCACAAGATATTCTTCATATGATTTTTTATCTTCAATGTTCTTCATATTTTCATCGCCACTTTTTGTTGAATGAATGTCAGAAAGACCTTCACTTTGATTTTGTGATGGCATGAAATTACGCAGTCGGCTTTGACTGTCTACccacattttatctttatttcCTATTGATGGTTTAATGAAGAATTGCCCCCATGATCCTCCACTTTCTGTTTGTGTTTTCTCAGTTTCATTGGTTTTAATTGGGCTGTTTTGAACATTTTCTTGATTCTCTTGATCAATCCAGTCTGTTGCAGCTTTAAGTAAGGTGATTGGTTGTTCTTCAGCATCgtcttcatcattttcttcagattcattttcaaaaatttcttcGTTTTCATTCTCGGATTCAGTtggataaacataaaattcatccttttcatctttctttttttgtttattcTTTCTGACTTTTTTCTTTTTATCCATTACAAGACATCTCCTCTCATTTTGCGCAGCAATTTCCAATTCATCTTCAAATTCTTGTAATGTTGTAGAGTCAATTTTATCAAGAGAGAACTCTTCAGTGTTTTCAGCATCGTCAAATCCTTGTTTTTTGTAAGCATATAGTATCTGTATgaatcattgcgttttagaaaaataatcaaTTCAAATTTTGTTGCgttttaaaatataaatcattGTAAATAACTTACAAAACTAATGTTTTGTAACTTTAAAtatattgcgttttacaaaaacattgcGTTTTACACTAGCAAAGAATAGTTTTAACAAACAAAGAATAtaaagaaacaaaaatgaaagATCATTGTGTTTTATAATATACATTGTGTTTTATAAAGTATAgttttaaacaaacaaagaatataAACAAGCAGCCTAAACAAGCATTCAGCAAATATGTAGCAATAGTGAAAGATCAGATTTCATACCGCTAACAATGCAATAGGTCCATTGAAGAGCTTCTCATTTCCAGGCCATTGTCTTCTTGTACGCCTTAAAACGGTCAGAATATATTCACACCAATTAAAATCCTGGGTTTTTTTGTCACTTTTCATTGATGGCAAGAATCTTTGATTAACATTACTACTTTGCATTGCCTCCGCCATGATCGTAAAAAATATAACCAAGAAATTTAGTTTGAACAATCTTCCAAGCTCATTTCTTGATTTTAAATAACTAATCAAGTTGTGCGCATACattctcttcaaaatatctttgCTGAATTGACTGCGCCAGAATTTAATTATAAGATCAGTGTCTTTTGGTCTCAATTTTTCCTCAATCTATGTTTTTCCATTTGGTATTTGAAATACCTTTTGGATAAATTCAGCTGTGATCTTAATCTTTTCATCTCCAGTATTTATCTCATCATTTTCAGCATCAAAGTTTTTTACCAGCCAATATCCGAATTTGCGTGGAACTGAATGCATATTGAATTTTAGTATGCTCTCAAACCCTATTTCTCTAACAACATTCCTTTGCTCTTTTGACAAACCTTCAATATAATCTTTTAGATTATTGACTGCACATcttatgttgattttttttccATCGTAATCATAAtatggttgttgttctggttgttcttttgttttatctTTCCTCAGTGATCTCTTTGGTTTTGATTCTGCCTTTTCCTTCTTTTGATTTTTTGTCGGGTTAACTCTTGGTTGTggatcaacaaaatcatcatctgaTTCATTGAATTGTGTTAAAAACATATATTCTTTTCATGAAATTTGTTAAATGCGTTTTATGTTACCTGAAATTACTTGTTGTTGTTCGGAAGTATGCAGAACAATAGCTCGACTAGATTTTTTATCATTGGAATCAGAAACTGTCTCTTCTGATGATTCTATCACCACTTTCTTTCTTCTCCTTTTTTGTTTTTCctcttgttttttaactttaaatagAATAATGAAACAATGTCAATTAACAAATTTATGATAAAACGCATTAGCTAACACTATAAAGATAAAAAGCAGTGATTCACAGGTTTTAGATAAAACGCAATACTTTACATCATATTATTTAACACACCAAATTAACATTACATAATCTCATTTTGTTTTTTATGATATATTAATATAAAACGCATTAGTGAACAATGTCAATTAACAAATTTATGATAAAACGAATTAGCTAACActataaagataaaaaaacagtAATTCACAGGTTTAAGATAAAACGCAATACTTTACATCATATTATTTAACACATATTAATATAAAAGGCAATAGTTAACAACACATGTATCTCAGCAAATTCAAAGATAAAACGCAATCTTGTAAAATTCGATTACAATTATCATAATAATAATCTCTTTGTTTCTGCAACTTTATTAAGGTAAAACGCATTAATTCACAATATATAAATCCCATAAGAAGCATTAGCATATTAGATCATAGTTTTAACATAAAACGCAATGTAGTCTCTACTAACAAAAATGTTAAGATAGGGGAAGATATAACTCATTAACTATTTTTCGGAACGGATATGATATATTAGGTCTACTGTACTTCATAAAACGTAACTTGAATTCAGTTAAAGAGCAAAAATAGATAAAATTACCATTGTCTGAAATATCTTTGCGTTTTCTAGGTCTTTGTTGTTTCATTGTTGATTTTCGGCTAATATTTTCTTGTTCATCTATGTTCTCTTCAGCTGATGATGTTTTTGGCTTCtttgatgatttagggttttCAGAGACGGATTTCTTTTGAATAACTCAAATGTAAACCTTCAAATTATCTCTCGACAACGCCATGAACTTCAATGGAGTATAATTTTCTCAAATTTCTGTATGTGTTTGATCGTTCAATGGAAGTATAAAACGTAATGCACTTTTTTTCGAAGCGTTTCTGTGTATATTCAATGGCGGTTATTTTGGAATTTGACGATAATACCCCTGAAACCCCGGAGAGCGTGTTTAAATGAcagtttttaatttgattttgatCTAGACCGTAGATTGTGTAATTGGACGGTTATGATTGCTTCTTATCCTTCCTAGagaaataaactttctattttaTCTCCACCCTTTAAATGTAATAGTTGAACGATTCTCAAGGGTCGGCCTGTTAGGCTTTTCACCCTAGGCATAGGTCTGGGACCATCAAAAAATAAGGACCATTGTATTTAGTAAGTTGTAATATATAGTATGTATGTTAAGGACCATCGTATACCGTATTTAGCATAGGGTTTAGATTGGAAGGATTGGTGCTcctttgtaaatatgtaatatgtAGTTTGTGTCGGCCCGGCTTGAGTCGTCGTTTTCTCGGTTAATGAAattttacctttcaaaaaaaattaacaaattaattacaaaataaaacaagttttctatTAAAAAAGACCCAATTTAAAGGCTcactttttaattaaaaactcCAGCTGATATGCATAACTGCATACATCGACGTATTGATTATTCATTATAAAATCCCTTAATTAGAGCCGTCATTATCGTTCTCAATTCCCATTTTGTCTGTTGCCAGCGAATCGCTATACCGTTATGACTTACGATGATTTTAGTTTATATTCTTAAATGCAAGTTctttttttatgaaattatacAAATTTAAAGGCTCTCATTTTGTAATTCGCTTAGTGCCTCCAAAAATGTTGGGATGGATGGCCCTGATGATTACATGTATAATCATTACTCTTTCTTTCTCTTAGGTCAAGACGATATATTAGCGTTCAGGTGTACTTCTTTATATTAGAGCTTACAAAACGTATCGTTTTAAACGAACCGAACACAACACGACTCGTTTATCAAGATTATACTAAAAACAATTTATTAACAATACATTTGTTTAGTTAAAAAGTTAAAAGGCACAATTAACTTGATAAAATAAAAGTTATTATTCATATATTGTTtcaactagaattacgacccgccgcaatgcggcggggattctttagttataactaagtcgatttaggacctgTACGTTATGTTGTACCTGTCAAgtgggaaaaaatagacgatgtaaaaatgttcacccacacacacacgttgcgccgtg
The sequence above is drawn from the Helianthus annuus cultivar XRQ/B chromosome 12, HanXRQr2.0-SUNRISE, whole genome shotgun sequence genome and encodes:
- the LOC118485077 gene encoding uncharacterized protein LOC118485077 — translated: MDKKKKVRKNKQKKKDEKDEFYVYPTESENENEEIFENESEENDEDDAEEQPITLLKAATDWIDQENQENVQNSPIKTNETEKTQTESGGSWGQFFIKPSIGNKDKMWVDSQSRLRNFMPSQNQSEGLSDIHSTKSGDENMKNIEDKKSYEEYLVIVLDDHLKGFEEIFENIQSRIDEIVEEYPNSEALHNKVNEWVSLIEKFNHQARKHKKVNIDSTMMETPSRFLNLSQNEDTENQIISTPLMIKRNDDDAKHNEDNTAVVQSSNPEKISDNDPASILQTHIEKPSMEQSSFSEETPSLMLEMIKKTDEEEKNQIKRKFKIMRIEEQDTEKEISDLIQNTSFLNPQEDPYKTPAKSVHQEQPTTDISKTEEIITRMVRPDREKNVPEVFCSPYYLRQVAMKEARTAHENNISGYAFHAEGEMMDTLFEIKHHVFLYRYAAETMRPGLEITGEALPSSDKEETENKEKMIEAFTMNIEKILQGAKLKSIKDFKIILVPILYSQHFFVISFNLEEKQIFIIDNSAKEETNEAKYGNVPENTRNALAAYLKSVGHEKADDIKGITPVRMQMKWRTQYNGIDCGIFTMRHMECYHGAPVEKWDCGFNVEYEEPAIIKKGKNKKTSQQADRTT